A portion of the Bacillus sp. es.034 genome contains these proteins:
- a CDS encoding LTA synthase family protein, whose amino-acid sequence MNFFKRQFEDMRTGKLSFFFTVVVLFWIKTYAVYLAEFNLGIQNALQHFLLFLNPLSSALLFFALALFWKGKGRYIAFIVINFLMSFVLYANVVYYRFFNDFITVPVLLQAKTNNGLGGSALELLSPIDILYFSDLFIIIGLMIMKKVKPQEKLRFRSVFAVMTSAVLVFLLNLGLAEIDRPELLTRSFDRNYLVKYLGTHNFTIYDVIQNSKTSAKRALADSNEVSEVENYVKANKVDPNPEYFGKAKGKNVIYVSMESLQNFVIGKEINGQEVTPFLNSLVEKEDAIYFDNFFHQTGQGKTSDAEFIMENGLFGLPQGAVYMTNANNTLQSAPGILKGEGYTSAAFHGNYKTFWNRSEMYRTMGYDEFYDATYYDMSNPEEQLPYGLKDKPFFEESMPMLEKLPQPFYTKFISLSNHFPFDRHENDTDFEPGQFGDGVVNRYFQTANYMDSALEQFFNDLKESGLYDDTVIVLYGDHYGISENHNKAMEQVTGEKITDFKNAQLQRVPLFIIAPGVEGEVNHTYGGQIDVRETLFNLLGVDNKDFISFGQDLLSKDRKQIVPFRNGDVITPEYSDIKGVCYDNETGQPVEEGSNACEEASKEATKRLELSDKVVYEDLLRFYKPEGYKQIDRSDYQYINPNPKSTENPEASQEESHE is encoded by the coding sequence ATGAACTTCTTTAAAAGACAGTTTGAAGATATGCGCACTGGGAAGTTATCGTTCTTCTTTACAGTCGTCGTATTATTTTGGATCAAGACCTACGCAGTATATTTAGCCGAATTTAATCTCGGAATACAAAATGCGCTTCAGCATTTTCTTTTATTTCTTAACCCTTTAAGTTCAGCTCTCTTATTCTTTGCTCTCGCATTATTCTGGAAAGGCAAGGGGCGGTATATTGCATTCATCGTCATTAACTTCCTGATGTCCTTTGTCCTGTATGCGAACGTCGTGTACTATCGTTTCTTTAATGACTTCATTACAGTTCCGGTATTGCTTCAGGCTAAGACGAATAACGGACTTGGAGGAAGTGCACTGGAATTATTGAGTCCTATCGATATCCTGTACTTCTCTGACCTGTTCATAATCATCGGACTGATGATCATGAAAAAAGTGAAACCACAGGAAAAATTACGCTTCCGTTCTGTATTCGCGGTCATGACATCAGCAGTCCTTGTGTTCTTACTGAACCTGGGCCTTGCTGAGATTGATCGTCCGGAACTATTGACACGAAGCTTTGACCGTAACTATCTTGTGAAGTATCTGGGTACTCACAACTTTACGATTTACGACGTGATCCAGAACTCTAAGACATCTGCCAAGCGTGCCCTGGCAGACAGCAATGAAGTATCAGAAGTAGAGAATTATGTAAAAGCAAATAAAGTGGATCCAAACCCCGAATATTTTGGTAAAGCAAAAGGGAAAAACGTCATTTATGTATCGATGGAATCCCTCCAAAACTTTGTGATCGGGAAAGAAATCAACGGTCAAGAGGTAACACCATTCCTTAACTCATTAGTGGAAAAAGAAGATGCGATCTATTTCGATAATTTCTTCCACCAAACGGGGCAAGGGAAGACATCCGATGCCGAGTTCATCATGGAAAATGGATTATTCGGTTTACCGCAGGGTGCCGTCTACATGACGAACGCCAACAATACGTTACAGTCAGCACCTGGAATCTTAAAAGGTGAAGGGTATACTTCAGCTGCGTTCCACGGAAACTATAAAACGTTCTGGAACCGTTCTGAAATGTATCGTACGATGGGATATGACGAATTCTACGATGCAACGTATTATGATATGAGTAATCCGGAAGAACAGCTTCCATATGGATTGAAGGATAAGCCATTCTTCGAAGAGTCCATGCCGATGCTTGAAAAATTACCACAGCCGTTCTATACGAAATTCATTTCACTATCGAACCATTTCCCGTTCGATCGTCATGAGAATGATACAGATTTCGAACCGGGTCAATTCGGCGATGGTGTAGTGAACCGTTATTTCCAAACGGCCAACTATATGGATTCCGCTTTGGAACAATTCTTTAATGATTTGAAAGAAAGTGGACTATATGATGATACCGTCATCGTCCTTTACGGGGATCACTATGGTATTTCTGAAAACCACAATAAAGCTATGGAACAAGTCACAGGCGAAAAAATCACAGATTTCAAAAATGCACAGCTTCAACGTGTTCCTTTATTCATCATTGCTCCTGGGGTCGAGGGTGAAGTCAACCACACATACGGTGGTCAAATAGACGTCCGTGAAACACTATTCAACCTTCTTGGTGTGGATAACAAGGACTTCATCAGTTTCGGTCAGGACTTACTGTCCAAAGATCGCAAACAAATCGTACCTTTCCGTAATGGAGACGTCATCACACCTGAATACTCTGATATTAAAGGAGTATGTTATGATAACGAAACAGGTCAACCTGTAGAAGAAGGAAGCAACGCATGTGAAGAGGCGTCCAAAGAAGCCACGAAACGTCTCGAACTTTCAGATAAAGTAGTATATGAAGACTTACTTCGTTTCTACAAACCAGAAGGCTATAAACAAATCGACCGTTCGGATTATCAATATATAAATCCGAATCCGAAAAGCACAGAAAATCCTGAAGCGTCTCAAGAAGAGTCACACGAGTAA
- a CDS encoding DeoR/GlpR family DNA-binding transcription regulator, with the protein MLTEERHRVILDLLKEKDAIKIQDIVDVTNASESTIRRDLTQLEQEKFLKRVHGGASKLQGKLKELSVSEKSSKSLHEKQVIGRYAASLVEEGDCVYLDAGTSTLSLIDYLPEKDIVVVTNGLTHVEALLQKGFKTYMIGGYVKPVTRAMVGSGALDSIGQYRFDKAFMGANGVHAQYGFTTPDPEEAQVKRMAIELSREAIFLADDSKFGEIAFSKIVDLDKAMIITNTLDEEHDKAMKNQTTIKVVTA; encoded by the coding sequence ATGTTAACCGAGGAACGTCATCGAGTCATTTTAGACTTATTGAAGGAGAAGGATGCGATCAAGATCCAGGATATCGTGGATGTAACGAATGCCTCAGAGTCAACGATTCGCAGGGACCTGACACAGCTTGAGCAGGAAAAATTCCTGAAAAGGGTCCATGGCGGAGCATCAAAGTTGCAAGGGAAACTGAAGGAATTGAGCGTTTCTGAAAAATCATCCAAAAGCCTTCATGAGAAACAGGTAATCGGCCGATACGCAGCCTCTCTGGTGGAAGAAGGGGATTGCGTCTATCTGGATGCCGGTACATCGACCTTGAGTCTGATCGATTATCTTCCTGAAAAGGATATTGTCGTCGTTACGAATGGATTGACCCATGTGGAAGCCCTGCTTCAAAAAGGATTCAAAACCTATATGATCGGTGGGTACGTCAAGCCCGTTACGAGAGCGATGGTCGGTAGTGGGGCACTGGATTCCATCGGTCAATACCGGTTTGATAAAGCATTTATGGGGGCAAACGGAGTGCATGCGCAATATGGATTCACCACGCCTGATCCGGAAGAGGCTCAGGTGAAGCGCATGGCCATCGAGTTATCAAGAGAAGCCATATTTCTTGCCGACGATTCAAAATTTGGTGAGATTGCTTTCAGTAAAATAGTGGATCTCGATAAAGCGATGATCATAACGAACACTTTGGATGAAGAGCATGATAAGGCAATGAAGAATCAAACTACAATAAAGGTTGTGACAGCATGA
- the pfkB gene encoding 1-phosphofructokinase, translating to MIYTLTLNPSVDYIMELDSFQKGGLNRSSAETAFPGGKGINVSRVLHILNVDNVALGFAGGYTGEYIKQFLNQEDIRTEFVEVMEASRINVKVKADDETEINGSGPSIKEEHIRELLDQVSSLTADDMIVLAGSIPGSVPKTFYQEIAAQCQKQGTKVIIDAEKKLIEPVLPLKPFLIKPNHHELGEMFDVEIDSMEKAVHYGKKLKETGVENVMVSMAEKGALLLTEEEVFYSSVPKGELKSSVGAGDSTVAGFLAGLSRGWSVKDSFRLGTSAGSATAYSIGLCSSEHVERLFEDIQITNI from the coding sequence ATGATATATACATTAACGCTGAATCCTTCTGTGGATTACATTATGGAACTGGATTCCTTTCAAAAAGGCGGTCTTAACCGTAGCAGTGCAGAAACTGCCTTTCCAGGGGGGAAGGGGATCAATGTCTCCCGCGTTTTACACATATTGAACGTGGATAATGTGGCTCTTGGATTTGCAGGGGGATATACGGGGGAGTATATTAAACAATTTTTGAACCAAGAGGATATCAGGACAGAGTTTGTCGAGGTAATGGAAGCCTCTCGCATAAACGTCAAGGTGAAGGCGGATGATGAAACCGAAATTAACGGAAGCGGACCTTCCATTAAGGAAGAGCATATCCGGGAGCTGCTCGATCAAGTATCTTCCCTGACTGCAGATGACATGATTGTGCTTGCAGGAAGCATACCTGGTTCGGTTCCGAAAACATTTTATCAGGAAATTGCCGCACAATGTCAAAAACAAGGGACGAAAGTGATCATCGATGCTGAGAAAAAATTGATCGAACCCGTCCTGCCCTTAAAGCCATTCCTCATCAAGCCGAATCATCATGAACTTGGGGAAATGTTTGATGTAGAGATCGACTCTATGGAAAAAGCGGTCCATTACGGAAAAAAACTTAAAGAAACAGGTGTTGAAAACGTCATGGTGTCCATGGCCGAAAAAGGTGCACTCCTGTTGACTGAAGAAGAGGTATTTTATTCTTCTGTACCTAAGGGTGAATTGAAAAGCTCGGTCGGTGCAGGGGATTCAACGGTTGCCGGATTCCTAGCCGGCCTGTCGAGGGGATGGAGCGTGAAGGATTCGTTCCGCTTGGGTACTTCAGCCGGATCGGCGACTGCCTATTCGATTGGTCTCTGTTCATCTGAACACGTGGAACGATTATTCGAAGACATTCAGATTACAAACATATAG
- a CDS encoding fructose-specific PTS transporter subunit EIIC, which produces MRITELLTKDTIQLHISSQSKNGVIDELVSVLDQSGKLQNRDEFKKAILNREAQSTTGIGEGIAIPHAKTSAVKAPAIAFGKSEEGVDYESLDGAPAHLFFMIAATEGANQTHLEALSRLSSMLMDMDVRKALLNAGTKEEILEIINAHDGVEEEETPAETSAPGGKILAVTACPTGIAHTYMAADALKAKAKTMDVNLKVETNGSGGAKNVLTQEDIESAVAIIVAADTKVEMNRFKGKHVIEVPVAEAIRRPEELLNQAMKKDAPVYKGGEQGKDSDNGSEKKQKSGFYKHLMNGVSNMLPFVVGGGILIAISFLFGIQSANPDSPEYNEFAAILNTIGGGNAFYLMVPVLAGFIAMSIADRPGFAPGMVGGLIAATGQSGFLGGIIAGFLAGYVVLGIKRLTKNFPPALEGIKPVLIYPLLGIFITGVIMLQFLVEPLSALNTGIQNWLDGLGTGNLILLGLILGGMMAVDMGGPINKAAFTFGIAMIEGGNLAPHAAIMAGGMVPPLGLAMATTLFKKKFNDNERKAGIAAYFMGASFITEGAIPFAAADPFRVIPSIVTGSAIAGALTMFFGIGLPAPHGGLFVFPVVEGNPFLYLLAVLIGSVITALMVGFLKKPVK; this is translated from the coding sequence ATGAGAATAACGGAATTACTGACAAAGGATACGATTCAGCTTCATATATCTTCTCAATCGAAAAACGGAGTCATTGACGAGCTGGTATCCGTTTTGGATCAAAGCGGTAAATTGCAGAACCGTGATGAATTCAAGAAAGCGATCCTAAATCGGGAAGCACAGAGTACGACGGGGATCGGGGAAGGGATTGCGATTCCCCATGCGAAAACATCCGCTGTCAAAGCACCTGCGATTGCGTTCGGAAAATCAGAAGAAGGTGTTGATTATGAATCTCTTGATGGAGCACCAGCTCATCTTTTCTTCATGATTGCCGCGACTGAAGGAGCGAATCAGACCCATTTAGAAGCGCTCAGTCGCCTTTCGTCCATGCTGATGGATATGGACGTCCGGAAAGCACTGTTGAACGCAGGTACGAAAGAAGAGATATTGGAAATCATTAATGCCCATGATGGTGTGGAAGAAGAAGAGACACCGGCTGAAACGTCCGCTCCGGGCGGAAAAATCCTTGCCGTAACGGCTTGTCCTACCGGGATCGCTCATACGTATATGGCAGCCGACGCATTAAAGGCAAAGGCAAAAACGATGGATGTGAACCTGAAGGTAGAGACAAATGGTTCAGGAGGGGCAAAGAACGTCCTGACACAAGAGGACATTGAAAGTGCCGTAGCCATTATTGTCGCAGCAGACACGAAAGTGGAAATGAACCGCTTCAAAGGAAAACACGTCATCGAAGTTCCTGTGGCGGAAGCGATCAGACGTCCTGAAGAACTATTGAACCAAGCCATGAAAAAAGACGCCCCGGTATATAAAGGGGGAGAGCAGGGGAAAGATTCCGATAATGGCTCTGAGAAAAAGCAAAAATCGGGGTTCTATAAGCATCTCATGAATGGTGTATCCAACATGCTTCCATTCGTGGTAGGAGGAGGGATCCTGATTGCCATCTCCTTCTTATTCGGCATTCAGTCAGCGAACCCTGATTCTCCGGAGTACAATGAGTTTGCGGCGATCTTGAATACGATCGGTGGAGGCAATGCCTTTTACCTGATGGTTCCGGTCCTTGCAGGATTCATTGCCATGAGTATTGCCGATAGACCGGGATTTGCCCCTGGTATGGTGGGCGGATTGATTGCGGCAACGGGTCAAAGTGGATTTTTAGGCGGAATCATTGCCGGTTTCTTAGCCGGTTATGTGGTACTTGGAATCAAGCGTTTAACGAAGAATTTCCCTCCAGCTCTGGAAGGAATCAAACCGGTACTCATTTATCCGTTACTTGGTATTTTCATTACAGGTGTGATCATGCTTCAATTCCTGGTTGAACCTCTGAGTGCACTCAATACAGGCATACAGAACTGGCTTGATGGTCTCGGAACAGGAAACTTGATATTGCTTGGGTTAATCCTGGGTGGAATGATGGCTGTCGACATGGGAGGTCCCATTAATAAAGCGGCCTTCACGTTCGGTATCGCCATGATAGAAGGCGGGAACCTGGCTCCCCATGCGGCCATTATGGCGGGAGGAATGGTTCCTCCATTAGGACTTGCCATGGCTACGACATTATTTAAGAAGAAGTTCAATGATAATGAGCGGAAAGCGGGTATTGCAGCTTACTTTATGGGCGCTTCCTTTATTACCGAAGGAGCGATTCCATTTGCAGCAGCGGATCCATTCCGTGTGATTCCTTCAATTGTGACGGGATCTGCGATTGCAGGGGCATTGACCATGTTCTTTGGGATCGGTTTACCTGCACCTCATGGAGGATTGTTCGTCTTCCCTGTAGTGGAAGGAAATCCGTTCTTATATCTACTGGCGGTTCTGATCGGGTCCGTCATCACAGCGCTAATGGTAGGCTTCTTGAAGAAACCTGTAAAATAG
- a CDS encoding MgtC/SapB family protein, translating to MELLDTTFLLKLGVSAVLGLIIGLERELKRKPVGLKTSLVICIVSCLLTIVSMESAYLSEGSDKVNITMDPLRLAAQIVSGIGFLGAGVILRKGNDSISGLTTAAMIWGAAGIGIAVGAGFYFEATAGVILLIVSVEVVPVVITYLGPKRLREKELSLRATIAEKKEIKSIIEKIKAEEITIENIRIKDLKNQHHLLELKIIVDFRKKTVDIYYTISEIEGIKDVEIESL from the coding sequence ATGGAGCTATTAGATACGACATTCCTGTTAAAACTCGGTGTTTCAGCCGTATTGGGATTGATCATAGGTCTCGAGAGGGAATTAAAGAGAAAGCCTGTTGGACTGAAGACGTCCCTTGTCATTTGCATTGTGAGTTGTTTGTTGACGATTGTGTCCATGGAATCCGCCTATCTTTCTGAAGGATCGGACAAAGTGAATATTACCATGGACCCGCTTCGATTAGCGGCTCAGATTGTTTCGGGTATCGGCTTCCTCGGAGCAGGTGTCATCCTGCGCAAAGGGAACGATAGTATCTCAGGTTTGACCACTGCCGCGATGATTTGGGGGGCAGCAGGAATAGGGATAGCCGTCGGCGCAGGCTTTTATTTCGAAGCAACTGCAGGGGTCATCCTTTTGATCGTATCCGTAGAAGTGGTCCCGGTCGTCATTACTTACTTAGGCCCAAAACGCCTGAGGGAAAAAGAATTATCCCTTCGCGCCACGATAGCTGAAAAGAAGGAGATCAAGTCGATCATTGAAAAAATCAAAGCCGAAGAAATCACCATTGAAAATATCCGGATCAAAGACTTAAAGAATCAGCACCATCTATTAGAATTAAAGATCATTGTTGATTTCAGGAAAAAGACGGTAGACATTTACTACACCATTTCAGAAATAGAAGGAATCAAGGATGTAGAGATCGAGAGTTTATAA
- a CDS encoding DMT family transporter, whose translation MSDAKVNPYLILAIGVISVSTSAILVKVSSAPSGILAFYRLFFTVLLMSPVFFLKYVKELKLITVRDWMFSILAGVFLAFHFILWFESLHYTSVASSTVLVTLQPLFAFIGAYLFFQEKLTAKALLSAVLAVAGSFIISWGDFRISGSALWGDILALIACALITGYLLFGQTIRKRLSLMTYTYLVYVISSIVLLFYVLIRSESLGPYPKEDWIYFLLLAIIPTLLGHTLFNWSLKWLSTSTISMAILFEPIGASLLAYWLLGEKVLMTQVLGGMVIMTGVTLFLIEERKLKKLTRASEVKTDAL comes from the coding sequence ATGTCGGATGCGAAAGTAAATCCATACCTTATACTTGCTATCGGAGTCATCTCCGTTTCTACCTCTGCTATCTTAGTGAAGGTATCGAGTGCGCCGTCAGGCATTTTGGCATTTTACCGGTTGTTTTTCACCGTTCTTTTAATGTCCCCGGTATTTTTCTTAAAGTATGTGAAGGAATTGAAACTTATTACTGTGAGAGATTGGATGTTTTCGATTTTAGCCGGGGTATTCCTGGCGTTTCATTTCATCCTTTGGTTTGAATCCTTACACTACACCTCCGTCGCGAGTTCCACGGTGCTTGTCACACTGCAACCGTTATTCGCTTTTATCGGTGCGTACCTTTTCTTTCAGGAGAAGTTAACGGCAAAGGCTTTATTATCCGCTGTCTTAGCCGTTGCCGGGAGCTTCATCATCAGCTGGGGGGACTTCCGGATAAGCGGCAGCGCTCTGTGGGGAGATATTTTGGCTTTGATTGCATGCGCCCTTATTACGGGATACCTTTTATTCGGGCAGACAATCAGAAAGCGGCTGTCTCTAATGACCTATACGTACCTCGTTTATGTCATAAGCTCTATCGTCTTATTGTTCTATGTCCTGATCCGATCTGAAAGTCTGGGACCTTACCCGAAAGAAGATTGGATCTATTTCCTTCTTCTTGCGATCATCCCGACGCTACTCGGACATACACTGTTTAATTGGTCCCTAAAGTGGTTAAGTACCTCGACGATCTCCATGGCCATACTCTTTGAACCAATCGGTGCATCTCTTCTCGCCTATTGGCTGTTAGGGGAAAAAGTGCTGATGACTCAGGTGCTGGGCGGCATGGTCATTATGACCGGTGTCACTCTCTTCTTAATAGAAGAAAGAAAACTGAAAAAACTTACCCGAGCCAGTGAGGTGAAGACGGATGCATTATAG
- a CDS encoding GNAT family N-acetyltransferase, producing the protein MHYRKAELKDAGGLAYVHVCSWRTTYRGIVSKDYLESLSIVEREKRWVSILSDSHHTYVCEKEDGKIVGFVSIGKERSGNYEGELYAIYLLEDYQGKGIGKALFEMARGELKNMGFNSI; encoded by the coding sequence ATGCATTATAGGAAAGCAGAACTGAAAGACGCAGGAGGACTGGCATACGTCCATGTGTGTAGCTGGAGGACCACCTACCGGGGAATCGTTTCAAAAGATTACCTCGAGTCTTTATCCATAGTGGAAAGAGAAAAGAGGTGGGTCAGTATCCTTTCAGATTCACATCACACGTATGTCTGTGAAAAGGAAGACGGAAAAATCGTCGGTTTTGTTTCAATTGGAAAAGAGCGTTCCGGTAATTATGAAGGAGAGCTGTATGCCATCTATCTTCTGGAAGATTATCAAGGGAAGGGCATTGGGAAAGCATTATTCGAGATGGCCAGGGGAGAGCTCAAGAACATGGGCTTCAACTCCATTTGA